aagtgctattagtagtagtagtagtagtagtgtcTTATTTTCTCAACAACTCACTTGGACCTTACGCAATTCCTAAGCCAAAACCCAGTTTTTCCTCTTCTCAATGTTAATATTGAACgattactttcctttttttcctcctcctttGATTGTTTCTGAAAAGTAAAAGTGAGTAGTGTGTATTTTATCGAAAgggatataaaaatatatataacttcaAACTAGGAGAGAAGGGGAGTAAGAACGACTGTTTTCACAGGCCCATTGCATTCTTTGATATGATAAAATGGGTCCGATGGGTCCAGTGAACCATTTATAGTTCCAAGGCCACTTATCTATTAGGTCCAACAATTCAAGGTCAagtgaaaattaatattttatactcttctcgcctctttttttttaataataaatatattttcaatactAGTTTGGGCCTCTGTGTTAAAGCTTGTTTTCCAGTTAAGTTTTATTCCATGTCCAGACTATTGGCTTGATAAATATCAAGGCTTTACAAAAAGTAAGCCATCAATCTTTGTTTTAGACGGTTTCAGCTAGCTAGTTATAATTCAGCACAAGCGCGTCGTCTAACTGATTTTTTTGTCATCGGCTtatattttcttagaaaaacaaCTCCTGTGTAAGCAACAATAAGACAATTTGATCTATTCACGTATCTTTGGCCACGAAAAGAGCTCACTCACAAATATCATGGAAGTTGCTGCTGTTTGTTACATGGCAGGCACGATCAAAAATCCAATACAAACCAGCAAGTCCCAAACCCTTAAAGGTCAGCTTTTAGGCTGAACATGACAAAACCTCGCCTCTAATTACATAGCTCCCGTCTTAACCAGTAACCTCCCTTGATGCTATCGTCTCTGTTACTTCCTCAATCTCAGAACCAGCTCCATCAAGGCTGTTACTTGCGAGTACACTATCATCACTCGGGGAATCACCAGCATTGCTGATGGGTTCAGCGCTGCCCCCCGTCCCTTTCCTCAAAGTGCTCAATCCGGGGGAACTAGAACCAGAAACACGCTCTTCTAGTTGTTTTGGCTGGTTCAGGGCACGACAATGTGGGCAGTAATATGTACTGTATGGAAAATCCTCCTTCCTAGCAAGCCCTGGAATCGATAATGCTAAAAAGTCATATTTGCCATGTCACAAAACACATCAACCGCAGCACTACACATGACTATCTTTATGTTCACGTGTGCATGCAATCACAGGTTGTGGCCGTTTAAATGCTGGTGGCTAGTATTCAAAATGCAGTTCTACAGCTATAGCAAGCCCATAAAAAAGAAGACagtttcaaaataaacaaaagtccACTCACCATTGTGCATATGGCAGTTGCCACATATCAGTGCATATGATTGTGTTGGATCCTCACCCACAAGTAATGCCGCAATTCGAGCAACCCATCCCCCATCATATGTGGTATATCCCTGCGGAGTGTAATGCTCAACAACAAGCTGATTATGCTCAGATGTCAGAGGACCTTCACTTTGCACAGAAAGTGGCATTTCTTCATCAGAATGCTGCACCAGAGTGCTCCCTGAACTACTGGATGTTGTGTGCACTTGCTTTCTATTTCTGAGCCCACTAGCTTGCACAAACTCAGCATCATTGCTCTTCCCTGTAGGAAGAGTTGGCTTAGATTCATCTCCAACGTACACTTTCAAGCCAGAATCTGCACCCAGCTTAGATGCAAGGACAGTTGCAGCAGCTGCCTTAGCTGCCGGGTCAGGATCATATCTCTGGATACAAAAAGGTTTGCCCCCATGTAATCAGGAAAGAGAAACGGTCCACACCAAGTAACAATTTGCAGATACTCAAAGATATCACAgcacattttcaaaataatgaaaatgttCTTTATAAAGCTTGTTAATA
The Populus nigra chromosome 3, ddPopNigr1.1, whole genome shotgun sequence genome window above contains:
- the LOC133689794 gene encoding uncharacterized protein At2g24330-like, yielding MGGDDNKETAADSQDSSSPAVKKKRSGGGILSRVWKAVFRPHGDDFEKRLQHISKEEAAVLSRVNRRSRNRRKITRHLIVFSVLFEVIAVGYAIMTTRSMDLNWKMRAFRILPMFLLPALSSLAYSAFVSFTRMCDRRDQKTLERLQAERQAKIDELKEKTNYYSTQSLIQRYDPDPAAKAAAATVLASKLGADSGLKVYVGDESKPTLPTGKSNDAEFVQASGLRNRKQVHTTSSSSGSTLVQHSDEEMPLSVQSEGPLTSEHNQLVVEHYTPQGYTTYDGGWVARIAALLVGEDPTQSYALICGNCHMHNGLARKEDFPYSTYYCPHCRALNQPKQLEERVSGSSSPGLSTLRKGTGGSAEPISNAGDSPSDDSVLASNSLDGAGSEIEEVTETIASREVTG